The following are from one region of the Raphanus sativus cultivar WK10039 unplaced genomic scaffold, ASM80110v3 Scaffold3680, whole genome shotgun sequence genome:
- the LOC130506802 gene encoding alpha/beta hydrolase domain-containing protein VTE7-like, which translates to MLSSATAAARIDRPGLHVGCEVKRPFKVTAKKLPTFLPRDVERIKDTFALKLASRIERLPVQVSFSEDRIMSSCVTPLMRKETIPVVLLHGFDSSCLEWRYTYPLLEEAGLETWAFDVLGWGFSDLEKLPPCDVASKREHFYKFWKSHIGRPVVLVGPSLGAAVAIDIAVNHPEAVESLVLMDASVYSEGTGNLATLPKAAAYAGVYLLKSVPLRLYANFLCFNGVSLETKWDWTKIGRLHCLYPWWEDAAVSFMTSGGYNVTSLIKKVSQKTLIVWGEDDQIISNKLAWRLYGELPNASVKQISDCGHLPHVEKPAAAAKLITEFVRETCRCKEVESIS; encoded by the exons ATGCTCTCATCAGCGACGGCGGCGGCGCGGATTGATCGGCCGGGTTTGCATGTGGGATGTGAAGTGAAAAGACCGTTCAAAGTGACGGCGAAGAAACTTCCGACGTTTCTGCCAAGAGATGTTGAGAGAATCAAAGACACGTTTGCTCTAAAGCTAGCTTCCAGAATCGAGAGGCTTCCCGTTCAA GTTAGCTTCTCGGAAGATAGAATCATGAGCAGTTGCGTGACGCCGCTGATGAGGAAAGAGACAATTCCTGTCGTGCTTCTTCACGGGTTTGATAG ttCTTGTTTAGAGTGGAGATACACTTATCCACTGCTGGAAGAAGCTGGTTTAGAGACATGGGCATTTGATGTACTTGGTTGGGGGTTTTCTGATTTAGAGAAACTTCCACCGTGTGATGTAGCGTCTAAAAGAGAGCATTTTTACAAG TTTTGGAAGTCTCATATTGGAAGGCCCGTGGTTTTGGTTGGGCCTAGCCTCGGTGCTGCTGTTGCAATTGACATTGCTGTCAACCATCCTGAAGCG GTTGAGTCCTTGGTTTTAATGGATGCTAGTGTTTACTCAGAAGGTACAGGAAACTTGGCTACTTTACCCAAAGCAGCAGCCTATGCTGGA gTATATCTACTCAAGAGTGTTCCATTGAGGCTGTATGCAAACTTCCTTTGCTTCAATGGTGTCTCACTGGAAACTAAATGGGACTGGACAAAG ATTGGTCGCTTGCATTGTTTATATCCTTGGTGGGAAGATGCAGCTGTTAGTTTCATGACTAGCGGTGGATACAACGTAACTTCTCTTATAAAAAAG GTTTCACAGAAGACTCTGATAGTATGGGGAGAGGATGACCAAATCATTAGCAACAAACTCGCTTGG AGGCTATATGGAGAGTTACCTAACGCGAGTGTGAAACAAATATCAGACTGTGGACATCTTCCTCACGTCGAAAAGCCAGCTGCTGCAGCTAAACTGATCACAGAATTTGTTAGAGAGACTTGCCGGTGTAAAGAGGTTGAAAGTATATCATAG